CTGCTCGTCCAGGAACCACTGCATTTCGTGCAGGTTGAAGGCCAGGCGAAACAGCGCGCCCGTCTCCATGTCTTCATCGTAGGGCTCGATGTAGTCGCGGGCGTCGTCGCGGGCGCGGGTACGCGTGTCGAACGCCAACGTCACGCGATGCGTGTTGCCATTGGCATCCGCCTCGTCCAGCTTGACGAGGCGCAGGCGCGCCCAGTTCTTGGGACCGCGGTCGAACTGGCTGTCCGACTTGTAGCGAAAAAAGGGCACCGGCAACCAGAAACCGTCGAAGAGCGCCAGGCTCTCCTGCATCGGCAGAGAAAACGCCGCCTTGGTCTCGAAGAAATTGCCCGGCCGGTCTTCGTAGCCGGGCTTGCCATCCTCGGGCACGTAGAGCCGGATGGGCATCCTGCCGGAAGGATGCATGCAGAATTCGCCTTCGGGCTCGCGCTTGAGATCGGGCAGCGCGCATGCCAGATCCAGGAACTGGACGCCCGTATTGCCGAAAAGCTCGACGTTGTCCTTGTCGGCATCGTAGGTATCAACAGGGGGCAGCATTGGCAAATACTCTCGACGATTAGGGTTGGGCGCGGCTCATTGCCATGGGGAAGCTCTCGTTCCCATAGTTGCCGTCGCACGCAGCGATATTGTTTGCGGCAGGTTTGCACTGGACCAGGGGCATATTGAACGTGCCGCCATCGCTGCACTTGGCCTCGCCACTATTGCTGATCGACAGCGAGCCCTTGTTCATGGCCGCGGAAACAGGCGCGACGCACTGCACGCCGTTATGGCGATTGAGCGTGACCTGCCCTTCGCCATTCTTGAACTGGTATTGCAGGCGCAACGGCTCGCCGGTATCCCGGTCCTGGATGCCCGCGCCGGCGCGCCAGTTGCCATTCAGGAAGTCCGCATTGCCGTCTGCCGCATTGGCCGGAATCTGCAAGGCATCCTTGGCTTCAGGTTGGGCAGGAGCGGCCGGCTTGCCTTGCTCCGCGCCACCTTCCGTGGCAGGCGGCCCCGGCTGGGGCTTCGCGGTGGCATCGCCCGCCCCTGGCGCATGCGCGTCGGGCACGGCCGTCGGTTGTGGCGCCGGCGCATTCGCCGCGGCGGGACTGGCAGGCGGCGAAGCGCTCTCGGGCGCCTTGCCGCCAACCGGAGCGGCCCCGTTCGAGGCGCCAACGCCCGACGTGCCCACGTTCGGCAGTCCCGGCGTGGACAACCTGGCGTCCGGCAATGCCGCATCGCGGGGCAGGTCGGCACGCGGGAGGCCAGGCAGGGAAAGACCGGGCATCAGGGTCGGCATGCAGGCGCGCAAGCCGAACAGCAATGCCAGCAGGGCCAGCAACAATGCCAGCCACATCCACCACCGCTTCCACCACGGAGTGACCGCCACGGCCGGGCGCGTTGCCGCGGGCATCGTATGGAGCCCGGGGGCCGTCGCGGCATCAACGACCGGCACGCGCGGTGACGATACGGAAGACTCGGGATGCAGGGTATGCAATGGGTCCGCGGAACGATCCGCTCCGCTGTGCACGAACCCCCAGAAGGTGATGACCGGCTGTCCGGCGACCAGGAACACGTAGCTGGGATCCGGGTGGTGCATCACCCACTTCAGCAGGCGCCCCAGCAACGCCGCGTCGTTGCCGCCGCCCTTGGCCAGGACGGCATCGCGCAGTTGGGCCACGCCCGCGCGCACCGACTCCAGCCGCGTCAACGCAGCGGCCTGTTCGCTGGCGGTCGCGGCACTCCAGGGGATCACGGAGCCGGGCCCGGGCGCGTACCAGTCTATGCGGCTGCCGTTCTCGCTCGACTGCGGCACCGCGAAATTCGCGAGCAGGTCGGGCCGCTTGCTTTTCAGGACGGTGAGGATCTGGCTCGCAACGAGATGAAGGGCCTGACCTCGCTCACCCAAGACATCGAATTGATCGACTTTCTCGCTACGCAGTTTTACGCCCAACATATTTTGTTACTTTTAGGTATGAGATCGTCAGAAGCAGAACAAACCACAACGCTAGTCCTGCCCTCTCATGCAGGCGCGCGTCCCATGATTTAATTTGGGACAGTGTCACATACTATCAGGAAAATATTAACAATGCGTCACAAAAACCTGCATCTGTATTTTCTGATTTTCTCGCGCCGTTGATATTGACGGCCTGCTCGCGCGACCGCAGTGTGACGGCGGCTTCAAGAAAGAATTGCGAAACAAGCAGTATTGGAAATACGGGTTATGGCGCTTGCGCCGCCCCTGATGGCGTGAAGCGAAATACCGCACGCCGTACGTTGCCGATGTTTTTACCGAAAGCAGGAAAGACTGCCCCCCGGACATTCTCGGCGCCTGCGCGCCCAGATGATCGGCGTTGGCCGCGTTTGAAGATTCCTGTAAAGGACGTCAACGGCGACAGGCCGCCGATCTGTTTGCGTCCTGTTCCGCGTTTTGCT
The window above is part of the Achromobacter deleyi genome. Proteins encoded here:
- a CDS encoding SrfA family protein — translated: MLGVKLRSEKVDQFDVLGERGQALHLVASQILTVLKSKRPDLLANFAVPQSSENGSRIDWYAPGPGSVIPWSAATASEQAAALTRLESVRAGVAQLRDAVLAKGGGNDAALLGRLLKWVMHHPDPSYVFLVAGQPVITFWGFVHSGADRSADPLHTLHPESSVSSPRVPVVDAATAPGLHTMPAATRPAVAVTPWWKRWWMWLALLLALLALLFGLRACMPTLMPGLSLPGLPRADLPRDAALPDARLSTPGLPNVGTSGVGASNGAAPVGGKAPESASPPASPAAANAPAPQPTAVPDAHAPGAGDATAKPQPGPPATEGGAEQGKPAAPAQPEAKDALQIPANAADGNADFLNGNWRAGAGIQDRDTGEPLRLQYQFKNGEGQVTLNRHNGVQCVAPVSAAMNKGSLSISNSGEAKCSDGGTFNMPLVQCKPAANNIAACDGNYGNESFPMAMSRAQP